Proteins encoded together in one Oncorhynchus masou masou isolate Uvic2021 chromosome 3, UVic_Omas_1.1, whole genome shotgun sequence window:
- the LOC135511288 gene encoding RING finger protein 212B-like isoform X5, translating into MDWFHCNSCFRREGQNFAVSSCGHICCEGCINPNKKHCTVCGASCNYLAISDQMKPQEQVFFKDPVKLIQSRLEHIAQIALFQRRQKERVIVYFKNKSMELERRMKDVTDQCYRQVLELKRENAELKKPLSQRRASPGQFQTNGSAQRMSLPVAVTSPVTPRSRPVSHQGFGETQERFRDRNPRLTLATPPGSATSISSLGSLHERGGFRTPTIISTPTRRLKLCHADCRIFHQSCCQTIE; encoded by the exons ATGGATTGGTTCCACTGTAACAGCTGCTTCCGAAGAGAGGGGCAGAACTTTGCTGTCTCCAGCTGTGGTCACATCTGCTGTGAAGGCTGCATCAACCCTAATAAAA AACATTGCACTGTGTGTGGAGCCAGCTGCAATTACCTGGCCATCTCAGACCAG ATGAAGCCTCAGGAGCAGGTGTTCTTCAAAGACCCTGTTAAGCTCATTCAGTCTCGTCTGGAGCACATAGCACAG ATTGCTCTATTCCAGCGAAGGCAGAAGGAAAGGGTCATCGTCTACTTCAAAAACAAATCTATGGAGCTGGAGAGGAGAATGAAGGATGTCACAGATCAGTGTTACAG GCAAGTTTTAGAGCTGAAAAGAGAGAATGCCGAGTTGAAGAAACCTCTCTCTCAGAGGAGG GCATCACCTGGACAATTTCAAACAAATGG CAGTGCCCAAAGGATGTCTCTCCCAGTGGCTGTTACCTCCCCAG TCACCCCTCGCTCACGTCCTGTTAG CCACCAAGGCTTTGGTGAAACCCAGGAGAGATTCAGAGATAGAAACCCTAGGCTCACCCTCGCA ACTCCGCCTGGTTCTGCCACATCAATCTCCAGCCTTGGCTCTCTGCACGAGCGTGGTGGCTTCA GGACTCCCACCATTATTAGCACTCCCACCCG acgtcTGAAGTTGtgccatgctgactgcaggattttccaccagagctgttgccagacaattgaatga
- the LOC135511288 gene encoding RING finger protein 212B-like isoform X4, with product MDWFHCNSCFRREGQNFAVSSCGHICCEGCINPNKKHCTVCGASCNYLAISDQMKPQEQVFFKDPVKLIQSRLEHIAQIALFQRRQKERVIVYFKNKSMELERRMKDVTDQCYRQVLELKRENAELKKPLSQRRASPGQFQTNGSAQRMSLPVAVTSPVTPRSRPVSHQGFGETQERFRDRNPRLTLATPPGSATSISSLGSLHERGGFRTPTIISTPTRSENLTPNIFQFLTGSSLHSPRPFRNGQ from the exons ATGGATTGGTTCCACTGTAACAGCTGCTTCCGAAGAGAGGGGCAGAACTTTGCTGTCTCCAGCTGTGGTCACATCTGCTGTGAAGGCTGCATCAACCCTAATAAAA AACATTGCACTGTGTGTGGAGCCAGCTGCAATTACCTGGCCATCTCAGACCAG ATGAAGCCTCAGGAGCAGGTGTTCTTCAAAGACCCTGTTAAGCTCATTCAGTCTCGTCTGGAGCACATAGCACAG ATTGCTCTATTCCAGCGAAGGCAGAAGGAAAGGGTCATCGTCTACTTCAAAAACAAATCTATGGAGCTGGAGAGGAGAATGAAGGATGTCACAGATCAGTGTTACAG GCAAGTTTTAGAGCTGAAAAGAGAGAATGCCGAGTTGAAGAAACCTCTCTCTCAGAGGAGG GCATCACCTGGACAATTTCAAACAAATGG CAGTGCCCAAAGGATGTCTCTCCCAGTGGCTGTTACCTCCCCAG TCACCCCTCGCTCACGTCCTGTTAG CCACCAAGGCTTTGGTGAAACCCAGGAGAGATTCAGAGATAGAAACCCTAGGCTCACCCTCGCA ACTCCGCCTGGTTCTGCCACATCAATCTCCAGCCTTGGCTCTCTGCACGAGCGTGGTGGCTTCA GGACTCCCACCATTATTAGCACTCCCACCCG GTCTGAGAATCTGACTCCAAACATTTTCCAGTTCTTGACTGGGTCATCACTGCACTCCCCAAGGCCTTTCAGAAATGGCCAGTAA
- the LOC135511288 gene encoding RING finger protein 212B-like isoform X1, whose translation MDWFHCNSCFRREGQNFAVSSCGHICCEGCINPNKKHCTVCGASCNYLAISDQMKPQEQVFFKDPVKLIQSRLEHIAQIALFQRRQKERVIVYFKNKSMELERRMKDVTDQCYRQVLELKRENAELKKPLSQRRASPGQFQTNGSAQRMSLPVAVTSPVTPRSRPVSHQGFGETQERFRDRNPRLTLATPPGSATSISSLGSLHERGGFRTPTIISTPTREFDSTSNWHYNHRPRVTMQAKDLHIRLLHLLDRLKPATRTADETGFAQQKNFYTNCQKLSWEAHLGARCPVPQQDPEAHCFLIHAPTFFS comes from the exons ATGGATTGGTTCCACTGTAACAGCTGCTTCCGAAGAGAGGGGCAGAACTTTGCTGTCTCCAGCTGTGGTCACATCTGCTGTGAAGGCTGCATCAACCCTAATAAAA AACATTGCACTGTGTGTGGAGCCAGCTGCAATTACCTGGCCATCTCAGACCAG ATGAAGCCTCAGGAGCAGGTGTTCTTCAAAGACCCTGTTAAGCTCATTCAGTCTCGTCTGGAGCACATAGCACAG ATTGCTCTATTCCAGCGAAGGCAGAAGGAAAGGGTCATCGTCTACTTCAAAAACAAATCTATGGAGCTGGAGAGGAGAATGAAGGATGTCACAGATCAGTGTTACAG GCAAGTTTTAGAGCTGAAAAGAGAGAATGCCGAGTTGAAGAAACCTCTCTCTCAGAGGAGG GCATCACCTGGACAATTTCAAACAAATGG CAGTGCCCAAAGGATGTCTCTCCCAGTGGCTGTTACCTCCCCAG TCACCCCTCGCTCACGTCCTGTTAG CCACCAAGGCTTTGGTGAAACCCAGGAGAGATTCAGAGATAGAAACCCTAGGCTCACCCTCGCA ACTCCGCCTGGTTCTGCCACATCAATCTCCAGCCTTGGCTCTCTGCACGAGCGTGGTGGCTTCA GGACTCCCACCATTATTAGCACTCCCACCCG agaatttgacagtacttCCAACTGGCattacaaccacagaccacgtgtaaccatgcaagccaaggacctccacatccggcttcttcacctgctggatcgtctgaaaccagccacccgaacagctgatgaaactgggtttgcgCAACAGAAGAACTtctacacaaactgtcagaaactgtcttgGGAAGCTCATCTGGGTGCTCGTTGTCCTGTACCGcaacaagatcctgaggcccattgttttctgatccatgcaCCTACCTTTTTTAGttaa
- the LOC135511288 gene encoding RING finger protein 212B-like isoform X2: MDWFHCNSCFRREGQNFAVSSCGHICCEGCINPNKKHCTVCGASCNYLAISDQMKPQEQVFFKDPVKLIQSRLEHIAQIALFQRRQKERVIVYFKNKSMELERRMKDVTDQCYRQVLELKRENAELKKPLSQRRASPGQFQTNGAQRMSLPVAVTSPVTPRSRPVSHQGFGETQERFRDRNPRLTLATPPGSATSISSLGSLHERGGFRTPTIISTPTREFDSTSNWHYNHRPRVTMQAKDLHIRLLHLLDRLKPATRTADETGFAQQKNFYTNCQKLSWEAHLGARCPVPQQDPEAHCFLIHAPTFFS; the protein is encoded by the exons ATGGATTGGTTCCACTGTAACAGCTGCTTCCGAAGAGAGGGGCAGAACTTTGCTGTCTCCAGCTGTGGTCACATCTGCTGTGAAGGCTGCATCAACCCTAATAAAA AACATTGCACTGTGTGTGGAGCCAGCTGCAATTACCTGGCCATCTCAGACCAG ATGAAGCCTCAGGAGCAGGTGTTCTTCAAAGACCCTGTTAAGCTCATTCAGTCTCGTCTGGAGCACATAGCACAG ATTGCTCTATTCCAGCGAAGGCAGAAGGAAAGGGTCATCGTCTACTTCAAAAACAAATCTATGGAGCTGGAGAGGAGAATGAAGGATGTCACAGATCAGTGTTACAG GCAAGTTTTAGAGCTGAAAAGAGAGAATGCCGAGTTGAAGAAACCTCTCTCTCAGAGGAGG GCATCACCTGGACAATTTCAAACAAATGG TGCCCAAAGGATGTCTCTCCCAGTGGCTGTTACCTCCCCAG TCACCCCTCGCTCACGTCCTGTTAG CCACCAAGGCTTTGGTGAAACCCAGGAGAGATTCAGAGATAGAAACCCTAGGCTCACCCTCGCA ACTCCGCCTGGTTCTGCCACATCAATCTCCAGCCTTGGCTCTCTGCACGAGCGTGGTGGCTTCA GGACTCCCACCATTATTAGCACTCCCACCCG agaatttgacagtacttCCAACTGGCattacaaccacagaccacgtgtaaccatgcaagccaaggacctccacatccggcttcttcacctgctggatcgtctgaaaccagccacccgaacagctgatgaaactgggtttgcgCAACAGAAGAACTtctacacaaactgtcagaaactgtcttgGGAAGCTCATCTGGGTGCTCGTTGTCCTGTACCGcaacaagatcctgaggcccattgttttctgatccatgcaCCTACCTTTTTTAGttaa
- the LOC135511288 gene encoding RING finger protein 212B-like isoform X3: MDWFHCNSCFRREGQNFAVSSCGHICCEGCINPNKKHCTVCGASCNYLAISDQIALFQRRQKERVIVYFKNKSMELERRMKDVTDQCYRQVLELKRENAELKKPLSQRRASPGQFQTNGSAQRMSLPVAVTSPVTPRSRPVSHQGFGETQERFRDRNPRLTLATPPGSATSISSLGSLHERGGFRTPTIISTPTREFDSTSNWHYNHRPRVTMQAKDLHIRLLHLLDRLKPATRTADETGFAQQKNFYTNCQKLSWEAHLGARCPVPQQDPEAHCFLIHAPTFFS; the protein is encoded by the exons ATGGATTGGTTCCACTGTAACAGCTGCTTCCGAAGAGAGGGGCAGAACTTTGCTGTCTCCAGCTGTGGTCACATCTGCTGTGAAGGCTGCATCAACCCTAATAAAA AACATTGCACTGTGTGTGGAGCCAGCTGCAATTACCTGGCCATCTCAGACCAG ATTGCTCTATTCCAGCGAAGGCAGAAGGAAAGGGTCATCGTCTACTTCAAAAACAAATCTATGGAGCTGGAGAGGAGAATGAAGGATGTCACAGATCAGTGTTACAG GCAAGTTTTAGAGCTGAAAAGAGAGAATGCCGAGTTGAAGAAACCTCTCTCTCAGAGGAGG GCATCACCTGGACAATTTCAAACAAATGG CAGTGCCCAAAGGATGTCTCTCCCAGTGGCTGTTACCTCCCCAG TCACCCCTCGCTCACGTCCTGTTAG CCACCAAGGCTTTGGTGAAACCCAGGAGAGATTCAGAGATAGAAACCCTAGGCTCACCCTCGCA ACTCCGCCTGGTTCTGCCACATCAATCTCCAGCCTTGGCTCTCTGCACGAGCGTGGTGGCTTCA GGACTCCCACCATTATTAGCACTCCCACCCG agaatttgacagtacttCCAACTGGCattacaaccacagaccacgtgtaaccatgcaagccaaggacctccacatccggcttcttcacctgctggatcgtctgaaaccagccacccgaacagctgatgaaactgggtttgcgCAACAGAAGAACTtctacacaaactgtcagaaactgtcttgGGAAGCTCATCTGGGTGCTCGTTGTCCTGTACCGcaacaagatcctgaggcccattgttttctgatccatgcaCCTACCTTTTTTAGttaa
- the LOC135511248 gene encoding zinc fingers and homeoboxes protein 1-like produces the protein MATQVDRNRRIGLEVNMKESSQCDVTWTENEGKHASLHFSKTSHYQITNGKSNLSSDPSATDSDVSEGRDGGVSFSTNHNSVVCLPLVSEGLKLVWTQSDQTRELDTIPELVQAFNVFPYPTSREVNALARLCALPLDKVKVWFMVQRIKYGISWASEEIEETRRKLAGPERTNDNANEKEIKIRNGCGAISVEAEDDDQVNNGLHSYLLHPRKRARHETPEHCKPAATVQHFSSSLPPPQDSYYYRPPVDMPATTATDASLSLSETSLGSPQQQQRGRYKKTKAQLAVLRSSFLQENWPAETELRRLQEETSLSRNDIRKWFSDSRYQLRNGRGLLGTSMVYPQLTTGEAKNESQQLRPLPLVAHRPRDQENGVEMQGRAQEKGARSNGVKDSHFFQNFLSNSLEAFGEGAVGVEAEEDEVAEEASVHTETVKEENEAVVKQEKPLQFRGSNTPEIKQPPSAVTISTSPPPSHSTTPSTLTANKRSSTSTVQRSARSAKASLTALSLSSPSSSSSPLLTPAGRPRKTKEQLDILKEHFLRCQWPKSEDYTQLVELTGLPRADVSQWFGDTRYAVKNGQLRWVQGVREQFREQFLAELATQQNGSGGNGSSGTPRVTGSRKRKSQVNGATAPTSTADSPDINPLEVYHRSTGVLQEKDLDALCKKSRMSYQQVRDWFASQESKAFDPEANVTD, from the coding sequence ATGGCAACACAGGTTGACCGTAACAGGAGAATAGGACTGGAGGTAAACATGAAGGAGTCATCCCAGTGTGATGTCACATGGACAGAGAATGAAGGCAAGCATGCCTCCCTGCATTTCTCCAAGACTTCACACTATCAGATCACCAATGGAAAGAGCAATCTATCCTCTGACCCCAGTGCAACAGACAGTGATGTAAGTGAGGGCAGAGATGGGGGTGTTAGTTTCAGCACCAACCATAACTCTGTGGTGTGCCTGCCTTTGGTCTCTGAGGGCCTGAAGCTAGTATGGACACAGTCAGATCAGACACGTGAGCTTGACACCATCCCAGAGCTGGTCCAGGCATTCAATGTGTTCCCATACCCAACATCTCGTGAGGTGAATGCCTTGGCACGGCTCTGTGCCCTGCCTCTGGACAAAGTCAAGGTCTGGTTCATGGTGCAGAGAATCAAATACGGTATCAGCTGGGCCTCAGAGGAGATTGAGGAGACGCGTCGCAAGTTGGCCGGACCTGAGCGGACTAACGACAATGCAAATGAGAAGGAGATAAAAATTAGGAATGGGTGTGGGGCAATATCTGTGGAGGCAGAGGACGATGATCAAGTTAATAATGGTCTTCACTCCTATCTGCTTCACCCAAGAAAACGAGCCAGACATGAGACCCCAGAACACTGCAAACCAGCCGCCACTGTCCAACATTTCAgttcctctctcccaccccctcagGATTCATACTACTACCGCCCTCCTGTGGACATGCCAGCAACTACCGCAACTGATGCTTCCCTGAGCCTCTCTGAGACCTCACTTGGCTCTCCACAGCAACAACAACGTGGACGCTACAAAAAGACCAAAGCCCAACTTGCAGTCCTTCGCAGCAGCTTCCTGCAGGAAAACTGGCCCGCAGAGACTGAGCTCCGACGCCTGCAAGAGGAAACCAGCCTGAGCCGCAATGACATCCGCAAGTGGTTCAGCGACAGCCGGTACCAGCTTAGAAATGGGCGTGGACTGCTTGGAACATCTATGGTCTATCCTCAGTTGACCACAGGAGAAGCAAAGAACGAGTCTCAGCAACTTCGACCTCTTCCACTCGTAGCACACAGGCCTCGGGATCAAGAAAATGGTGTTGAAATGCAGGGAAGGGCTCAAGAGAAGGGCGCTCGCAGCAACGGGGTGAAAGATTCACACTTCTTCCAGAACTTTCTGTCAAACAGCTTGGAGGCATTTGGGGAGGGAGCAGTGGGAGTGGAGGCAGAGGAGGACGAGGTTGCGGAGGAAGCCTCAGTTCACACTGAAACTGTTAAGGAAGAGAACGAGGCGGTGGTGAAACAAGAAAAGCCTCTACAATTTAGGGGCAGTAATACCCCAGAGATTAAACAACCACCATCAGCCGTTACCATCTCCacttcccctcccccctctcattCTACCACCCCTTCAACTTTGACCGCTAATAAGCGTAGTTCTACTAGCACGGTGCAGAGGTCTGCTCGCTCAGCCAAAGCCTCACTaacagccctgtctctctccagtccttcctcatcctcatctcctcttcttaCACCCGCTGGCCGACCACGGAAGACCAAGGAACAACTGGACATACTAAAGGAGCACTTCTTGCGTTGCCAGTGGCCTAAGAGTGAGGACTACACCCAGCTGGTAGAGCTCACAGGCTTGCCTCGTGCAGACGTCAGCCAGTGGTTTGGGGATACGCGCTATGCTGTTAAAAATGGTCAGCTACGTTGGGTGCAGGGGGTCCGTGAGCAATTCCGAGAGCAATTCCTGGCTGAACTAGCCACACAGCAAAATGGCAGTGGTGGAAACGGTTCCAGTGGAACTCCTCGGGTTACGGGTAGCCGCAAACGAAAGTCTCAAGTGAATGGCGCAACAGCACCAACATCCACTGCAGATTCCCCGGACATCAATCCGCTGGAGGTTTACCATCGCTCGACAGGGGTTCTTCAGGAGAAAGACCTAGATGCCCTCTGCAAAAAGTCACGAATGAGCTACCAGCAGGTGCGGGACTGGTTTGCATCTCAGGAGAGCAAGGCATTTGACCCAGAGGCCAATGTTACTGATTGA